A region of Theileria annulata chromosome 2, complete sequence, *** SEQUENCING IN PROGRESS *** DNA encodes the following proteins:
- a CDS encoding uncharacterized protein (1 probable transmembrane helix predicted for TA11625 by TMHMM2.0 at aa 99-121) produces the protein MVDRAVSFVNLEEDGDENRDDDNDSTGPSYRRELSKTKLELLKPLCKNKNKEINIDDPILRKILLLQDILYEFPELETNLLNSISGTKQKPGRGKFFRLFFGLLFLVLMYVCIFILGLIVSSYLLSPIPITGTVMTNYIDPTMENDLQKIVLVPPTEGSNILKIRGSFKVSYNLYNNTFFCGALSIFAHVSYLPQSGKASNYEKCFGDSVYKYIYKYTYKNVKTGNLEFFNKSEYNTKNMSLRDDDVLKKKRFGSLITLEKVENEKNTEFKGINVLETTVYNAFFEHPLASNKIEIIPKISRGFNKVVILVTLETEIDPENEEYMTKRMLTDCKNSGFLTLKLDSSLQSFDTMLFSGNMLPTSFLPFSVPCIITTNKEILDNVASIAKNQRILYNRQQFILKKLNTSLNI, from the exons ATGGTCGATAGGGCGGTTTCATTTGTGAATTTAGAAGAAGATGGTGATGAAAACAGAGATGATGATAACGATAGCACAGGGCCATCATATCGCAGAGAACTTAGTAAAACTAAGTTAGAATTACTCAAACCTTTGTGTAAAAACAAGAACAAAGAAATCAATATAGATGATCCTATTTTAAGGAAAATTCTACTACTTCAGGATATCCTTTATGAATTCCCAGAATTGgaaactaatttattaaattcgATTTCAGGTACCAAGCAGAAACCTGGAAGAG ggAAATTCTTTCGTTTATTCTTTGGTTTATTGTTTCTAGTGTTGATGTATGTgtgtatatttatattaggGTTAATAGTTTCATCCTATCTTTTATCTCCGATTCCTATAACGGGAACGGTGATGACTAACTATATAGACCCAACTATGGAGAATGATTTGCAAAAAATTGTTTTGGTACCTCCAACTGAAGGAAgcaatatattaaaaattcgAGGTAGTTTCAAGGTTTCTTATAACTTGTACAATAATACATTCTTTTGTGGAGCACTTTCGATTTTTGCTCATGTTTCTTATTTACCTCAATCTGGAAAGGCATCTAACTATGAAAAATGCTTTGGTGATTCagtttataaatatatatacaaatatacgtataaaaatgtaaaaacGGGGAATTTGGAATTTTTTAACAAATCGGAATATAACACGAAAAATATGTCACTTAGAGATGATGATGTTCTCAAAAAGAAAAGATTTGGAAGCCTAATAACTTTAGAGAAAgtagaaaatgaaaaaaacACGGAATTTAAAGGTATAAATGTTCTAGAAACAACTGTTTATAATGCTTTTTTCGAGCATCCTCTGGCTTccaataaaattgaaattatacCGAAAATTTCAAGAGGATTTAACAAAGTTGTGATTTTAGTTACACTAGAAACCGAAATCGACCCTGAAAATGAGGAATACATGACTAAAAGAATGTTGACTGATTGTAAAAATAGTGGTTTCCTAACTCTGAAACTAGACTCTAGTTTGCAAAGTTTTGATACCATGCTGTTTAGCGGAAACATGCTGCCTACTAGTTTTTTGCCATTTTCTGTACCCTGTATCATTACTACAAATAAAGAGATTCTGGATAATGTGGCTTCAATTGCCAAGAATCAAAGGATTCTATACAACAGACAACAATTTATTCTAAAGAAACTAAACACCTCCCTTAATAtttag
- a CDS encoding putative RING-finger-like protein encodes MGLKKRTKADVSTPDKDLPLNNISLYEQNNHQLYKTLEQYRKENESLNRNNALLSRKNDLLECLVSSVSSLWDCLNSDVDVLISQQVPENKFLEPEEKEKKVDSNGRTPSEFWEKMINTKFPFISPSDSDGDVDLNELKCIFESEEFLILPEHHDESEWNEAKESFLDSKIHLFESKKNALLRSLKNNSNKFRTADLGSLNILKYNCLNYCKLFFIMYNRIEISRLNKQNAFLKFELRTFAGHDGKKEPELPSSSDSDAETVKMVENVEEVTEEMVLGSSLYSRLFNYAKNMDKEICRLESDNSELRNKISSLTEGPSNQMMKLKADFDTFIGDMSEKVSSFESEYSKDSRELAALKESFNFVSEELEQYKNEREKMVVELKSLESKMTKLLRQNASICKSMCSPSDSFCNTEAGTENATEVGTENTTESATNTATEKATHNSTSSDKIPEPNPSSSYGSELDFYKEHLLNISEELEDVSCAFEKKQRMCDDLMRQVNESSETRKNLERLQDSHNSLVDRFNRLVDVTNSKVSVNSKNSEILESMVQDYKRSWTCAFNRGVYLQHQRDVAVSAVCELQSQYRKSCRSQKALQDYLASVRTGFTRSSSLESTLGEVENVIEQENAILRRRMTCTVCSENFRDHVITKCGHVFCHHCLSNNIKSRNRKCPQCKITFDKNDTQRIFLD; translated from the exons ATGGGTTTGAAGAAACGCACGAAAGCCGATGTGTCCACCCCGGACAAAGATTTGCCACTAAAC AATATAAGTCTCTACGAACAAAATAATCATCAACTTTACAAGACTCTGGAACAATATCGCAAAGAGAACGAGTCACTAAATCGCAACAACGCACTCCTCTCAAGGAAAAATGACCTTCTGGAATGTTTGGTGTCATCAGTGTCCTCACTGTGGGATTGCTTGAACTCAGATGTCGATGTGCTCATATCCCAACAAGTACCggaaaataaatttttggAGCCGGAAGAAAAGGAGAAGAAAGTGGATTCAAATGGTAGAACTCCAAGCGAATTCTGGGAAAAAATGATCAACACGAAGTTCCCATTCATATCACCGAGCGATTCTGACGGAGATGTCGATTTGAATGAATTAAAGTGTATTTTTGAGAGTGaagaatttttaattttgcCTGAACACCATGATGAATCAGAGTGGAATGAAGCTAAAGAATCCTTTTTGGATTCGAAAATACACCTTTTTGAATCCAAGAAGAACGCTCTTCTTAGATCCCTGAAAAAcaatagtaataaatttagaacAGCAGATTTAGGTTCcttaaacattttaaagtACAATTGTCTTAATTACTGTAAgttatttttcataatgTATAATCG AATCGAGATCTCAAGACTTAATAAGCAAAACGcctttttaaaatttgagTTGAGGACTTTCGCAGGACATGATGGCAAGAAGGAGCCTGAGCTTCCATCTTCCAGTGATTCTGATGCAGAGACTGTTAAGATGGTTGAGAATGTAGAGGAGGTTACCGAGGAGATGGTTCTCGGTTCTTCTCTCTACTCTAGATTATTCAATTATGCAAAGAACATGGATAAAGAAATTTGTAGACTGGAGTCAGATAATTCTGAACTAAGGAATAAGATTTCTAGCCTCACTGAGGGTCCTTCGAATCAGATGATGAAGCTGAAGGCTGATTTTGATACTTTCATTGGTGACATGAGTGAGAAGGTTTCTTCATTTGAGTCTGAGTATTCAAAGGATTCTAGGGAGCTTGCGGCTCTAAAGGAGAGTTTTAACTTTGTTTCTGAGGAGCTTGAGCAGTACAAGAATGAGCGTGAGAAGATGGTTGTGGAGTTGAAGAGCCTTGAAAGCAAGATGACTAAACTTCTACGTCAAAACGCCTCAATTTGCAAATCTATGTGTTCTCCATCTGACAGTTTTTGTAATACTGAGGCTGGCACTGAAAATGCTACCGAGGTTGGTACTGAGAATACTACTGAGAGTGCCACTAACACTGCTACTGAGAAAGCAACTCACAACTCAACATCGTCCGATAAGATTCCCGAACCCAATCCGTCCTCTTCTTACGGAAGTGAGCTTGATTTTTACAAGGAGCACCTTCTCAACATCAGTGAGGAGCTGGAAGATGTGAGCTGCGCCTTCGAGAAGAAGCAGCGGATGTGCGACGACTTGATGCGCCAAGTAAACGAGTCTTCCGAGACTCGGAAGAACTTGGAAAGACTTCAGGACTCACATAACAGCTTGGTTGACCGCTTCAACCGACTTGTTGACGTGACCAACAGCAAGGTTTCTGTAAACTCTAAAAATTCTGAGATTCTCGAATCCATGGTTCAGGACTACAAGCGCAGTTGGACCTGTGCTTTCAATCGCGGCGTTTATTTACAGCACCAGCGTGACGTCGCTGTTTCTGCCGTTTGTGAGCTTCAGTCTCAGTACCGTAAGAGTTGTCGTTCTCAGAAGGCTCTTCAGGACTACTTGGCTTCTGTCCGCACTGGCTTCACTCGTTCTTCAAGTCTTGAATCCACTTTGGGTGAGGTTGAGAACGTCATTGAGCAGGAGAATGCCATTCTTCGTCGCAGGATGACTTGCACTGTTTGTTCTGAGAATTTCAGGGACCACGTCATCACCAAGTGCGGCCATGTTTTCTGTCACCACTGTCTTTCCAACAACATAAAGTCTCGCAATCGCAAGTGTCCTCAGTGCAAGATAACTTTCGACAAGAACGACACTCAGCGGATTTTCCTAGATTAA